The genomic DNA GCTAAAAATAATCAGGCAATCGTGGCTGGTCAGTGGTGGCGTTTTGTGACACCAATGTTCTTACATATGGGACTCACACATATTGCACTGAACGGCGTTGTGATCTACTTTATGGGAATGCAAATTGAAGCGATGTACGGCCATTGGCGAATGTTGGCACTTTACCTGCTGGGTGGCATCAGTGGTAATATTATGAGCTTTGCACTATCTAGCAATCAGTCAGTTGGTGCCAGTACGGCTTGCTTTGCCCTATTTGGCGCTTTTTTGACGATTGGCGAATCGTTTTGGGAAAACCCAGTCATTCGGCAATTAACGAACCAGTTCTTACTATTGACGGTTTTGAATCTTGTGTTCGATATGTTCTCTAATGGGATTGATATTTGGGGGCATGTTGGTGGTCTTGTAGGTGGCTTTTTACTGGGCTACGTACTTGGCGTACCACGGATTGGCAAGATTGCACCATTGAAGCGAATCGTGGCGGCAGTCGTTCTAATTATTGGCTGGTTAGCGTTATTAAAAATGGGTTTTACAAATGTTAATTTAACTGTATAATTAATCGAGGATATGCACATGAAAACACTTTACGACGTCCAACAATTACTTAAAAAATTTGGCGTGTACGTGTACGTGGGTAAACGGATTTGGGATATTGAACTAATGGCAATTGAGATTGATCATC from Lactiplantibacillus paraplantarum includes the following:
- a CDS encoding rhomboid family intramembrane serine protease — protein: MTRIRRWWQTEPAITQVLLTITVAVFLIEWLMGDGAMLVFNSLGAKNNQAIVAGQWWRFVTPMFLHMGLTHIALNGVVIYFMGMQIEAMYGHWRMLALYLLGGISGNIMSFALSSNQSVGASTACFALFGAFLTIGESFWENPVIRQLTNQFLLLTVLNLVFDMFSNGIDIWGHVGGLVGGFLLGYVLGVPRIGKIAPLKRIVAAVVLIIGWLALLKMGFTNVNLTV